The Aneurinibacillus migulanus genome contains the following window.
AAACCGGGCGAGAAGAAGGTCTTGCCATTTCAATTACGTGTACCATACCATTCCCCGATATCATTTGGACGGCAGAAAGTGTACTTGAGCACAGGCCTGGATATTGAGATGGCGGTAGATCCGAAGGATACGGACATTGTAACAGTGCTGCCAGATCCGCTTGTGGATCAATTGCTTGCCGAGGTAGAAAGCATGGGCTTTCGTCATTCACATGAGAGTGGGACTTGTGAGCATAAAAAGCACATTCACCGGATGGTTCCTTTTGTACAAGAGTTCGAATTTAAGCCAACCGGGCAATTCCGCAGTGAATTGGATGAAATCGAGCTTATTTTCGATGTGCACCCGGAAGGGGTGGATGTGCTGATGCAGGTGGATAAACGGGCCGCAAGCCTGCGCGGTATCTTTGAAGAGATGCTTGATTTAGATGAGCATTATGTACGATTCAGTATCGATCGGCAGAATGGTGTAGTCCCGGGCGAGCTGGAGATGCGGATACGTCAGGCGCTAACTCGAAGATAGATATACGGTCAGAGACGAAAAGCAGGTGAGAATATGGCATCATGGAAAATCGACGGAAA
Protein-coding sequences here:
- a CDS encoding sporulation protein codes for the protein MLNKFLASFGIGAAKVDARLSQSRVYPGGELQGEVHIEGGNAEQSISQIYMYLYTEYYKETNDSKTKHKEILASYRVADSLLIKPGEKKVLPFQLRVPYHSPISFGRQKVYLSTGLDIEMAVDPKDTDIVTVLPDPLVDQLLAEVESMGFRHSHESGTCEHKKHIHRMVPFVQEFEFKPTGQFRSELDEIELIFDVHPEGVDVLMQVDKRAASLRGIFEEMLDLDEHYVRFSIDRQNGVVPGELEMRIRQALTRR